Proteins encoded together in one Porites lutea chromosome 2, jaPorLute2.1, whole genome shotgun sequence window:
- the LOC140927649 gene encoding alanine--tRNA ligase, cytoplasmic-like: MILNRYFGANRFISSLNSIVFRRLSKNSSPSLSTMDPNLSAKDLRQMFVDFFVEKYEHTFVPSSSTIPHEDPTLLFANAGMNQYKSIFLGTVDPNSDFSKLKRAANSQKCIRAGGKHNDLDDVGKDVYHHTFFEMLGNWSFGDYFKKEAIEWAWELLTVKYGMPKDRLYVTYFGGEEGLESDEETRQFWLNMGLPPERVLPFGMKDNFWEMGETGPCGPCSEIHFDRIGGRDAASLVNMDDPTVLEVWNLVFIQFNRETDGSLKSLPSKHVDTGMGLERLTSITQGKMSNYDTDLFQPFFETIHKATGVRPYQGFVGPEDKDGIDMAYRVVADHIRTLTMAITDGGKPDNTGRGYVLRRILRRCVRFATEKLNCPPGFVATLVSVAVDTLGEFFPEVTKDPQQVMDVINEEETQFLKTLARGRKLFDRTVSKLTDQVIPGDVAWRLYDTYGFPVDLTQLMAEERGLTVDMGMYEECKKTAQEIARGKGSGNDDSITLDVHAINKLQKEFNLYPTDESPKYKYTSDAEGNYVFEPVVGTVKAIIYEKEFVNEVTSGSHCGVVMDRTCFYAEQGGQIYDQGFMTKEGDEEVEFSVTNVQIHGGYVLHVGAIEGTLRVGDQMKCQIDEQRRRVTMNNHTATHVLNFSLRKELGEADQRGSLVAPDKLRFDFTAKGAMTTEQIKNTELTSQDIVSRNMPVFATEVTLAVAKDIQGLRAIFEEVYPDPVRVLSIGSSFADLQEDPQAGYKYSVEFCGGTHLQRSGHMQSFVLVSEEAISKGIRRIVALTGPEALKAEKKCHLLEEQVEKIQNLVQEKMKNGSLNIKGTSQEIARLTEDLSAAVISAWRKDEMRTKLKAVKKLVDDADRAKKNAMMQQAVDKAKAMIAEDSNRTFVVDVFDAGSNQKVLDAALKQFKSLAPKTAALLFSVDEDNGKIICLAQVPKEVIQQGLKADEWVKSVSELLGGKCGGKDLSAQGSGPNVGCLKKAVETATQFAKQKL; the protein is encoded by the exons atgattcttAACCGGTACTTTGGTGCGAATCGGTTCATTTCCTCGTTGAATTCGATCGTCTTTCGCAGACTGTCAAAGAATTCGTCCCCTTCTCTCTCCACAATGGATCCTAACTTATCAGCAAAGGACCTTCGACAAATGTTCGTGGACTTCTTTGTGGAAAAGTACGAGCACACATTTGTTCCCTCCTCGTCCACGATTCCACATGAAGACCCAACCTTGCTGTTCGCGAATGCTGGCATGAATCAG TACAAGTCAATTTTTCTGGGAACAGTGGACCCAAATAGTGACTTCTCCAAACTCAAGCGTGCTGCGAACAGCCAAAAATGCATCCGTGCAGGTGGAAAGCACAATGATTTGGATGACGTGGGAAAGGATGTTTACCATCATACCTTCTTTGAAATGTTGGGAAACTGGTCATTTGGAGATTACTTCAAG AAAGAAGCCATTGAGTGGGCTTGGGAGTTGTTAACTGTGAAGTATGGCATGCCCAAAGATCGTCTTTATGTCACGTACTTTGGAGGAGAAGAAGGCCTTGAATCTGATGAAGAGACGCGACAATTTTGGCTCAATATGGG TCTTCCCCCAGAAAGAGTGTTACCATTTGGCATGAAAGACAATTTTTGGGAAATGGGTGAAACTGGCCCATGTGGACCTTGTAGCGAGATTCACTTTGACAGGATTGGTGGACGAGATGCTGCCTCACTTGTAAATATGGACGACCCTACTGTTCTTGAAGTGTGGAATCTTGTGTTTATACAGTTCAACAG GGAAACAGATGGCAGTCTAAAATCTTTGCCCAGCAAGCATGTGGACACTGGGATGGGGCTAGAGCGGCTAACATCAATTACTCAAGGAAAGATGTCAAACTATGACACAGATCTCTTTCAACCATTCTTTGAAACGATTCACAAG GCGACAGGTGTAAGACCCTATCAGGGTTTTGTTGGTCCTGAGGACAAAGATGGTATTGACATGGCCTACAGGGTTGTTGCTGATCACATCAGGACACTTACAATGGCTATAACAGATGGTGGGAAACCTGACAATACTGGCAGGGG GTATGTGCTACGAAGAATCTTAAGAAGATGTGTTCGTTTTGCCACAGAAAAACTAAATTGTCCCCCAGGATTTGTGGCTACGCTGGTTTCAGTTGCTGTTGATACTCTG ggtGAGTTCTTCCCAGAGGTGACTAAAGACCCTCAACAG GTAATGGATGTGATTAATGAAGAAGAGACCCAGTTTCTTAAAACTTTGGCCAGAGGAAGGAAATTGTTTGACAGAACAGTTAGCAAGCTAACAGATCAGGTTATCCCTGGGGATGTTGCGTGGCGGCTTTATGATACGTATGGGTTCCCTGTGGATTTGACTCAACTTATGGCTGAAGAAAGAGGGCTGACTGTGGACATGGGCATGTATGAAGAATGCAAGAAAACAGCCCAG GAAATTGCCAGAGGAAAGGGGTCTGGAAACGATGATTCCATCACTCTTGATGTTCATGCCATCAACAAGCTGCAAAAGGAATTCAATCTTTATCCCACAGACGAAAGTCCTAAGTACAAATACACATCTGATGCGGAAGGCAATTATG TGTTTGAGCCTGTAGTTGGTACGGTAAAGGCAATCATTTATGAAAAAGAGTTTGTTAATGAGGTCACTAGCGGAAGTCACTGTGGTGTTGTAATGGACAGAACCTGCTTCTATGCCGAGCAGGGTGGGCAGATATATGATCAGGGATTCATGACCAAAGAAGGAGATGAA GAAGTGGAATTTTCCGTCACGAATGTTCAGATTCACGGAGGCTATGTTCTTCATGTAGGAGCAATAGAGGGTACCCTGAGAGTTGGAGACCAGATGAAATGCCAAATAGATGAA CAACGGCGAAGAGTCACCATGAATAATCACACCGCTACGCATGTGCTGAATTTCTCCTTGAGAAAAGAACTGGGCGAAGCGGATCAGAGAGGTTCGCTAGTTGCACCCGATAAACTCCGATTTGATTTCACCGCTAAG GGTGCGATGACAACCGAACAAATCAAGAACACTGAACTAACAAGCCAGGATATTGTATCAAGAAACATGCCTGTATTTGCTACAGAAGTCACTTTAGCCGTGGCGAAGGATATTCAAGGACTCAGGGCAATTTTTGAAGAG GTTTACCCTGACCCAGTCCGCGTACTTTCTATTGGCTCGTCATTTGCTGACCTACAAGAAGATCCACAGGCCGGATATAAATACTCTGTGGAATTTTGTGGCGGAAC ACATTTGCAACGCTCGGGGCACATGCAGTCCTTTGTTCTTGTATCAGAGGAAGCAATTTCTAAAGGAATCAGAAGGATAGTTGCCCTGACAGGACCGGAAGCGCTCAAGGCTGAGAAAAAATGTCACTTATTGGAGGAACAGGTCGAAAAAATACAGAATCTGGTAcaggaaaagatgaaaaatggcAGCTTGAACATCAAGGGGACATCACAAGAAATTGCAAGACTCACTGAA GATCTTTCCGCTGCTGTTATTTCTGCCTGGCGTAAAGACGAAATGAGGACAAAGTTAAAGGCCGTGAAGAAACTTGTGGACGATGCTGATCGAGCAAAGAAGAATGCGATGATGCAGCAG GCTGTGGATAAAGCAAAGGCCATGATTGCGGAGGATAGTAACAGGACTTTTGTCGTTGACGTTTTTGACGCTGGATCCAATCAGAAG gTTCTCGATGCAGCTCTGAAGCAATTCAAAAGTTTGGCTCCAAAAACTGCAGCTCTTCTGTTCAGCGTGGATGAAGATAATGGAAAGATTATTTGTCTGGCTCAAGTACCGAAG GAAGTAATTCAGCAAGGACTGAAGGCGGATGAGTGGGTCAAGTCTGTCTCAGAACTCTTAGGAGGCAAATGCGGCGGAAAAGACCTGTCCGCGCAGGGATCTGGGCCCAACGTTGGCTGTCTTAAGAAAGCGGTGGAAACAGCCACTCAATTTGCAAAGCAAAAACTCTGA
- the LOC140926587 gene encoding transmembrane protein with metallophosphoesterase domain-like, translated as MASTRRSAKMDRVLVTVGAVVSINIVSIVGTSFLSLNEKVKYKLILVQSWLTLQSVMFFSARYLWIRLCSPLYNHPSNINRLLLAFIIIVLSLSQGSIVLGLIFSGVEPHWISLLSYTSLGLLILLTSTTVISDLFTWIFGVINLRSGLVNSRIHYARFQVILILVISTTLAVLALQNAIKEPMVKKVRIPMKNLPSEFNGFTIVMLPDVHIGPTVGRTMLERVVKTTNQLNPDAVSINGDLVDASVYQIRQAVKPLLKLRARYGVYFVTGNHDYYTGDIDGWMKELEYLGVTPLRNSHVLLTHPNKPQVELCLAGVDDTEGGFLRSGDHGTDIGKALTGVNHGTPTVLLAHRPKVAKLALDDYHVDLVLTGHTHGGQLFPIHLFHLVAEPFFAGLYQHKSGSYVYVSSGVYFWGMPMRLWSKAEITHVTLTTA; from the exons ATGGCGTCAACCAGAAGGAGCGCAAAAATGGACAGAGTTCTAGTGACTGTTGGAGCTGTCGTTAGCATAAATATTGTTTCCATCGTAGGGACGTCCTTCTTGAGCCTGAACGAGAAAGTCAAGTATAAACTAATACTGGTCCAAAGCTGGTTAACTCTGCAAtctgtcatgtttttttctgcAAGATACCTGTGGATTCGTTTGTGCTCGCCGTTATACAATCATCCTTCTAATATAAATAGACTTCTGTTGGCATTTATTATCATAGTGCTTAGCTTATCGCAAGGTAGCATTGTCCTAGGACTCATATTTTCTGGCGTTGAACCGCACTGGATCTCTCTCTTATCTTACACAAGTTTAGGATTGTTGATTCTGTTGACTTCGACCACTGTCATCAGCGATTTGTTTACGTGGATTTTTGGCGTGATAAATTTAAGATCCGGTCTGGTTAACTCAAGAATACACTACGCGAGATTTCAAGTTATTCTAATCCTTGTAATTTCCACAACTTTAGCAGTGTTAGCACTTCAGAATGCAATCAAAGAACCAATGGTTAAAAAGGTTCGAATACCAATGAAGAATCTTCCATCGGAATTTAATGGTTTTACGATAGTAATGCTACCTGATGTACATATCGGGCCTACTGTTGGTAGGACAATGCTTGAAAGAGTGGTAAAGACAACTAATCAACTGAATCCAGATGCTGTATCCATAAATGGAGACCTGGTTGATGCTTCTGTTTATCAGATTCGTCAGGCAGTTAAGCCACTCCTCAAGTTAAGAGCAAGATATGGGGTCTACTTTGTAACAG GGAACCATGATTACTATACTGGTGACATTGACGGCTGGATGAAGGAGCTGGAATATCTTGGCGTAACTCCCCTCCGTAATTCTCATGTTCTTTTAACGCATCCAAACAAACCACAGGTTGAACTTTGTCTTGCTGGGGTGGATGATACTGAGGGTGGTTTTCTCAG ATCTGGGGATCATGGAACCGACATAGGCAAGGCACTGACGGGAGTGAATCATGGTACCCCGACAGTTTTACTTGCTCACAGAccaaaagttgcaaaactgGCTTTGGATGATTATCATGTTGATCTTGTTTTAACTGGTCACACACACGGAGGACAGTTGTTTCCAATACATCTGTTTCATCTTGTTGCCGAACCATTCTTTGCGGGGCTTTACCAGCACAAATCTGGATCATATGTCTATGTTTCCAGTGGCGTTTATTTTTGGGGAATGCCAATGAGGTTGTGGTCCAAGGCAGAAATAACTCATGTTACTCTGACAACTGCATAA
- the LOC140927640 gene encoding uncharacterized protein: protein MIPFKNPKLQYHFFKGEQGKPGTNKPFPGPPGPKGDQGPVGKTGAKGPQGAKGQRGQDGSGSSGVKYVRWGRTTCPSGAQIVYKGIMGGEYYNHYGGGANYLCLPHNPKYDRYRNGVQGGGYMYGTEYEVNGFVGTVFKKNIHDYEAVCVVCFVKSRGSMLMMPARNDCPSGWTEEYHGYLMTEHASNRHSRDFICLDGDPEYVSGSQAGRFGALLYPVEGRCGSLPCLPYVEGRELTCAVCTK from the exons ATGATACCGTTTAAAAACCCTAAGCTTCAGTACCATTTCTTTAAAGGGGAGCAGGGGAAACCTGGCACCAACAAGCCATTTCCAGGCCCTCCAGGTCCTAAGGGGGATCAAGGACCTGTTGGAAAGACTGGAGCCAAAGGACCTCAAGGAGCTAAAGGACAAAGGGGACAGGACGGGTCTGGCAGTTCAGGGGTGAAGTATGTGCGCTGGGGAAGGACCACATGTCCTAGCGGGGCACAGATAGTCTATAAag GTATAATGGGTGGAGAGTATTACAATCACTATGGAGGTGGTGCAAACTACCTTTGCCTTCCACATAATCCAAAGTATGACAGATACAGAAATGGCGTCCAGGGTGGGGGATATATGTACGGCACTGAATATGAAGTAAATGGGTTCGTTggcactgttttcaaaaaaaatatccaCGACTATGAAGCTGTCTGCGTTGTCTGCTTTGTAAAGTCACGTGGCTCAATGCTAATGATGCCCGCAAGGAATGACTGTCCGTCTGGATGGACCGAAGAGTATCATGGGTACCTGATGACTGAACATGCCAGTAATCGGCATTCAAGAGATTTTATCTGCCTTGATGGGGACCCAGAATATGTTTCTGGTAGCCAAGCAGGTAGATTTGGTGCTTTATTATACCCTGTGGAGGGTAGATGCGGTTCGCTACCGTGTCTTCCTTATGTTGAAGGTCGAGAGTTGACATGCGCTGTGTGCACCAAGTGA